In Actinomadura luzonensis, a single window of DNA contains:
- a CDS encoding acyltransferase family protein: MTTDRRDPAPASPTAGGAAPAAPLDGRAAPAAAGAGTLAARNYLPSLTGLRAVLAFVVFGGHFTALGLTAPHGTEARSFLQRALEVLFSYPSVAVSGFFVLSGFVLTWIAKPADRARDFYRRRVAKIYPVHLVTTVAALVAVVAAFGWPAWTILASHALMLHAWIPSQFAYFGLNVVSWSLSCEAFFYLCFPLLLALLPRIRARGLYAVLGVCLLSIFGLPALVGGTFALARPDSFEMVPTAGGGGPFVFWFAYLFPPARLPEFVLGVVIALLLKRGSWRGPNVAVSLLLCVAGWALNYNLPGYLHFQAGMVIPWMFLIAALVRADLEGRWSPLRSRTMVWLGEVSFSFYACHLLAQEQLSIRIGIWMYGRGWVPDNTVTWQWYQALPFMLLELAVALLVAWLLHRVVELPLQRLLRPRPRTPSAPATAAEVPAGTG; the protein is encoded by the coding sequence ATGACCACCGACCGCCGGGACCCGGCCCCCGCCTCCCCCACCGCCGGCGGGGCCGCGCCGGCCGCTCCCCTCGACGGCAGGGCCGCGCCGGCCGCGGCCGGCGCGGGAACCCTGGCGGCGAGGAATTACCTGCCGTCGCTGACCGGCCTTCGCGCGGTGCTGGCGTTCGTCGTGTTCGGCGGGCACTTCACCGCCCTCGGCCTGACCGCCCCGCACGGAACCGAGGCGAGGTCCTTCCTGCAGCGGGCCCTCGAGGTCCTGTTCTCCTACCCCAGCGTCGCCGTGTCGGGGTTCTTCGTGCTCAGCGGGTTCGTCCTGACCTGGATCGCCAAGCCCGCCGACCGGGCGCGCGACTTCTACCGGCGGCGCGTCGCCAAGATCTACCCCGTCCACCTGGTGACGACGGTGGCGGCGCTGGTGGCCGTGGTGGCGGCGTTCGGCTGGCCGGCCTGGACGATCCTGGCCTCGCACGCCCTGATGCTGCACGCCTGGATCCCCAGCCAGTTCGCCTACTTCGGGCTGAACGTCGTGTCCTGGTCCCTGTCCTGCGAGGCGTTCTTCTACCTGTGCTTCCCGCTGCTGCTCGCCCTGCTGCCGCGGATCCGCGCCCGGGGCCTGTACGCGGTGCTGGGCGTCTGCCTGCTGTCGATCTTCGGGCTGCCCGCCCTGGTCGGCGGCACTTTCGCCCTCGCCCGCCCCGACTCGTTCGAGATGGTGCCGACGGCCGGCGGCGGGGGGCCGTTCGTGTTCTGGTTCGCCTACCTGTTCCCGCCCGCCCGGCTGCCCGAGTTCGTGCTCGGCGTCGTGATCGCGCTGCTGCTCAAGCGCGGCTCGTGGCGCGGCCCGAACGTCGCGGTCAGCCTGCTGCTGTGCGTCGCGGGCTGGGCGCTCAACTACAACCTGCCCGGCTACCTGCACTTCCAGGCGGGCATGGTGATCCCCTGGATGTTCCTGATCGCGGCCCTGGTGCGGGCCGACCTGGAGGGCCGCTGGTCACCGCTGCGGTCGCGGACCATGGTGTGGCTGGGCGAGGTGTCGTTCTCCTTCTACGCCTGCCACCTGCTGGCGCAGGAACAGCTCTCGATCCGGATCGGCATCTGGATGTACGGGCGGGGGTGGGTGCCCGACAACACGGTGACCTGGCAGTGGTACCAGGCGCTGCCGTTCATGCTGCTCGAACTGGCGGTGGCGCTGCTGGTCGCCTGGCTGCTGCACCGCGTGGTCGAGCTGCCGCTGCAGCGGTTGCTGCGCCCCAGGCCGCGCACCCCGTCCGCGCCGGCCACCGCCGCCGAGGTCCCGGCGGGAACCGGCTGA
- a CDS encoding type II toxin-antitoxin system VapC family toxin, which yields MIRHERGVLDTNIVAAFKLFDAAELPAESAITAITLGELSRGPYATDDAVKRAGTIAALQHAEAAFGDPLPYDAEAARMFGQICAVVYAQGRQPRSRTADLMIAATAASNELPLFTANPKDFDGLGQLVNVVAVTRPFGATG from the coding sequence GTGATCCGGCATGAGCGAGGCGTCCTCGACACGAACATCGTGGCCGCCTTCAAGCTCTTCGACGCCGCCGAACTGCCCGCGGAGTCAGCGATCACCGCGATCACGCTCGGCGAACTGTCGCGCGGCCCGTACGCCACCGATGACGCGGTCAAGCGCGCGGGCACAATTGCGGCGCTTCAGCACGCCGAGGCGGCATTCGGTGACCCCCTGCCGTACGACGCCGAGGCGGCCCGCATGTTCGGGCAGATCTGTGCCGTCGTGTACGCACAGGGCCGACAGCCACGAAGCCGGACGGCCGATCTGATGATCGCCGCGACGGCGGCCAGTAACGAGTTGCCGTTGTTCACCGCGAACCCCAAGGACTTCGACGGTCTGGGGCAGCTCGTGAACGTAGTCGCCGTGACACGACCTTTCGGCGCGACGGGTTGA